CATAGGGTCGAGATGGCCTTGTTGCGCATATTGGTGTAAACGCGCCCAGCAGGCAGCGAAATCCATACCAAACAGGGGATGTTCGCTGATCAGCATCAGCGCCCCTTTCCAAAGCTCCAGCCGGGTACCGACGTTCGTGAAAACCGGGCCGCCCGTATACCAGGTCCGTGCTTCGTCCATCCCCTGAATGAAGCGTGCCTGTACGCCAAGCGCCGGGACGAACCACGTGGCTGCCAGCAGTCCGACACCGGCGAGCAGCAAACCGCGCGCACGACGGCTGTCTAGGGCGCCGGTGTGGCGAATTAGTAACGGCAAGACCAGCAAGAGCGCCGCCCAGCCGCCACGACTGCCGGTCAGCACCGATGCTGCCAGCCCAGCCAGCGCCCCCGCCGCCGCCCACAGCGACTGGAGCGGCTTCTGGCGCAAGTCGATCGCGGCCGCCAGCGACAGCAGACCCAGCAGCAGAGCCAGGTCGCCGAAGGTAATGGCGTTGATCAGGCCGCCCGGGCGTTCGAGGTGCAAGCCGAAACGCTGCCAGGCAATGAATGGCAGCCCGACCAGCGCCCCGCCGCTCACGCCCCACCACAGCGCTCGACGCGGCGCATTCGCTCCCAGCACCACGAGCAAGGCGCTGCATGCGAAAAACATGCGCGCCGGCTTTTCCACCGAACTCATGGGAGCTCCCCGCACCAGCTTGCACGCCAGCACGTACAGGAAATGCAAGAGAAAGGCTAGCACGACCCACCGTACCTGCGGCCAGTAGCGCACGAGCGCATTGCGACACGGTTTGAACAGAATCAAGCTGCTTATCAGGATCAGGAAACTAACGATGCTGACGCCGGATCGAGTAACAAGGCTTACAAAAGGTAACAGAAAAGCCAGGGCGCCTATCCATAGCGATGCCGGCCCCCTCTTCTGCGTCGAATTACTGTTCATCTATATTCTTGTGGGATACTCTTGCCCTTGATACAGCAGTGTACATCGGACCTTATGCGGCAGGCACAAACAATCTCGGTCGTGATCACCACCTACAACCGGCCGGAGGCGCTGGAAGCGGTGGTGCGGGCATGCTTCATGCAGAACGACAAGAATTTTGAAATCATTATCGCTGATGATGGCTCGACTGCCAACACGCAAGCCTGCGTGGAACGGCTGGGCGCCACAGCACCGATGCCGCTACGCCACGTCTGGCAACCCGACCAGGGTTTCCGGGCTGCGATGGCGCGCAATCGCGGCACATTGGCGGCGCGCGGCGAGTACATCGTGTTCCTGGACGGCGATTGCATCCCCCAGCGCGACTTCATCGCCCGTCACCGCGCCTTAGCGCAGCCCGGGTGCCTGGTCTCGGGCAGCCGCATCCTGATGAGCGAAGGCCTGACGCGGCGTGTGTTGGAAGAAAACATCGATATCGCCGGCGCCGCGCCGGCGGCAAAGCTGCGCTGGCGCCTGGCTGGCGACTTGAACAAGACCCTGCAGCCGCTCGGCCTGCGCTGGCCCGACCTGGGCCGCACCAGGCGCACCTTCAGCTGGCGGCGCATCAAGAGCTGCAACCTGGGCGTGTGGCGCAGCGACCTGGAGCGCGTGAACGGTTTCGACGAGAGCTTCGTCGGCTGGGGCTACGAAGATTCGGACCTGGTGCTGCGCCTGTTCCACGCCGGCGTGGCGCGCAAGGACGGCGCATTCGCCACCGAAGTCTTTCATCTGTGGCATCGCGAAGCCCAGCGCGACCAGGAGACCAGTAACCGCGCGGTGGTGCTGGAGCGGGCCGAGAGCAAGATCACGCAGGCCGCGGTCGGCCTGCGCGAGCACGCCGCTTAATACTCGACCGCCACCTCTTTCGCCCCCAGCTGCAGCTCGAGCGCGTGCTTGAGCTCGTCGGATGGGGCCACGCGCCAGCCATCGCCCAGCTGCATGATGCAGGGGATGCCTTGCGGCGCGATGCGCAGGCTGACCGGCAGGCCGTCGTGCTGGCGATACGGCTGCAGGATCTCGGCCAGCTTGGCCGTGTTGGCGGTGCAAGCCAGGTCCATCTCCAGCTTGTGGCCGTACTGCACGCGCGCGGCGGCGATGTCGAACACCTTTTCGGCCGTGATGCGCAGGCCGCCGTTGAAGCGGTCTTCCGACACCTTGCCGACCACGAGTAAAAATTCGTCTTCGCGGAAGAAGTTCTTGTTCTGCTCGAGCAGCTCGTTGTAGATCGTGACCTCGACCACGCCGGTCTTGTCGTCCAGCGAGACGATCAGGATCTTGCCGCGCTGGGTCATCTGGGTGCGCACGCCGGTGATCACGCCGCACAGCATGCGCGGGTCGCGCGACGGTTCCAGGTCCTTCAGCTTGGTCTTGGCGAAGCGCCGCACCTCGCCCGCATACGAGTCGAACATGTGGCCCGACAGGTAGAAGCCGAGCGCCAGCTTTTCTTCTTTCAGCTTCTCGCGGTCGGTCCAGGGCGTGGCCTTGAGGTATTCCGGCGGCGCCACCAGGTCGGCGTCATCGCCGCCGAACAGGCTGACCTGGTTGGCCGCGGCCGCGGCCTGGCCGGCCGCTTCCATCGCGAAGCCCACCGAAGCCAGCAGCACCGCGCGGTCGACGCCGAAGCAATCCATGGCGCCGGCGCGGATCAAGGATTCGATCGTGCGGCGGTTGATCTGCTTGCGGTCGACCCGCAGGCAGAAGTCGAACAGGTCCTTGAACTTGCCGCCCTTGTCGCCTTTTGATTCGCGCGCGGCGATGATCGCCTCGATCGCGCCCTGGCCGGCGCCCTTGACGCCGCCCAGGCCGTAGCGGATGTTGCTGACCTGCTTGCCGGTGACGGAGCGTGGCGGGCCTTCCGGCGTGAAGCGGAACTGCGATTCGTTGACGTCCGGCGGCAGGATGGTCAGCTTGCAGACGTCGATCGAATCCTCGACCAGGATCTTGATCTTGTCCGTGTCTTCCATCGCCAGCGACATGTTGGCGGCCATGAACGCGGCGGTGTGGTGCACCTTCAGATACGCGGTATGGTACGACAGCAGCGCGTAGGCGGCGGCGTGCGACTTGTTGAAGCCGTAGCCCGCGAACTTCTCCATCAAGTCGAAGATCTCGTCGGCTTTTTCGGTCGACAGGCCGTCCTTGGCGGCGCCGGCGCGGAAGATCGCGCGGTGCTCGGCCATTTCCTCGGCCTTCTTCTTGCCCATCGCACGGCGCAGCAT
This genomic stretch from Massilia sp. 9096 harbors:
- a CDS encoding glycosyltransferase family 2 protein, whose product is MITTYNRPEALEAVVRACFMQNDKNFEIIIADDGSTANTQACVERLGATAPMPLRHVWQPDQGFRAAMARNRGTLAARGEYIVFLDGDCIPQRDFIARHRALAQPGCLVSGSRILMSEGLTRRVLEENIDIAGAAPAAKLRWRLAGDLNKTLQPLGLRWPDLGRTRRTFSWRRIKSCNLGVWRSDLERVNGFDESFVGWGYEDSDLVLRLFHAGVARKDGAFATEVFHLWHREAQRDQETSNRAVVLERAESKITQAAVGLREHAA
- a CDS encoding O-antigen ligase produces the protein MNSNSTQKRGPASLWIGALAFLLPFVSLVTRSGVSIVSFLILISSLILFKPCRNALVRYWPQVRWVVLAFLLHFLYVLACKLVRGAPMSSVEKPARMFFACSALLVVLGANAPRRALWWGVSGGALVGLPFIAWQRFGLHLERPGGLINAITFGDLALLLGLLSLAAAIDLRQKPLQSLWAAAGALAGLAASVLTGSRGGWAALLLVLPLLIRHTGALDSRRARGLLLAGVGLLAATWFVPALGVQARFIQGMDEARTWYTGGPVFTNVGTRLELWKGALMLISEHPLFGMDFAACWARLHQYAQQGHLDPMVLTLPHLHNDGLQQLATGGIVGFLIWGAILFTPLVFFVRQLKAGARSPQFTVALAGALVVLGYAGFGLTEVIFWSVTGSLFYALMVFMLMGFCLNAKEKIG